The Corallococcus silvisoli genome contains the following window.
TTCAACCCCTTGTTATGAGCCCGGACCCTGCGGACCAGCGGCAGTACCCTCGTGTCCCCACCGTCCTCCGGGTGGACTACCCGCATGGGCGTCCACTCCGGGACGTGACGGAGAACCTCTCCGCCGGAGGCTTCTTCGTCCAGACCGAGCAGCTCTTCGCGGTGGGGGATGAGCTTCGGCTTGCTCTTTCTTTCCCGGGACTGCTGGATCCGGTAGAAGTCGCCGGGACCGTGGCGTGGGTGCGCCTGGCCGCTCCCGATCAGCCGGGCGGCGTGGGCATCCGGGTGGAGAGCGAGCAGGACCGGCGGCGACTGGGTGACATCTTGACTGCGGCGGGACCAGAGGAGAGCGCGACGACCCCTTCCGAGCAGGACGGGTACCGTGTGCTCATCGTCGAGGACAACCCCCACATCATCGAGATGTACAGCTACGTGCTGAAGAAGCTCGCGAGCAACGACCTGCACGGCAAGGTGCCGCTGGAGGTCCACTTCGCGCCGGACGGGCACCACGCGCTGCTGCGGCTGCGCGAGGACCGCTTCAGCCTGGTCATGCTGGACCTCTACATGCCGGTGATGGACGGCTTCGCCCTGGTGGAGCGCATCCGGGAGGAGGAGGCGCTCAAGGGCATCCCGGTCATCGCCATCTCCGCGGGCGGCAAGGAGGCCCAGGAGCGGGCGATGCAGCTGGGGGTGGATATCTACCTGCGCAAGCCCGTGCGGTTCGTGGAAGTGCTGGAGACGGTGAAGCAGCTCCTGCGCATCAAGTAGAGAAGACGCGGCTTCGTCGCACCAGACGTTGAAGCGCCGGGCAGGTGCCGCGTAGAGTCCGGCGCACCCATGACGAAGCCCGCCATCCATCGTGACACCGTCAGTGGCGAGGCGCTGCTCATCCTGCAGAATCTGCGGGAGAACGGCCGCCTGGGACGCTCGAACAAGCTGGCCGACGTGAAGGCCGCCCTCGAACCGTCCGTCTCGCTGGAGTTCGACAACTACTTCTTCTTCCTGCGCAAGTTCCACTACATCGCCATGGACCGCGAGGCCCAGCTCAAGCTCACCGAACAGGGTGAGCGGGTGGTGGAGGGGGACCTCCAGGACCGGTTCGCGTCGGAGGTCGACGACTTCTTCGCGGATCAGCTCCTCCCGGCGGAGGACGCGACGCACATCGGCCGTCCGTTGGACGAGGACGAACCGATGAGCGTGCCGCCGCCGCCGCCGGAGCTGCTGCTGGACGAGGCGGAGGTGGACCCGTCGTCGGCGGGGGGCCCCTCGCAGTCGCAGGCGGGGCCGCCGCCCGTGCCGCCGTCGCGCACGCACCGGGTGGCGATGCCGGCCCTGGACCTGGCGCAGGTCGCCCCTCCGATGCCGGCGCCGCCCATCTCCACGCCGCAGCCCATGGCCCGCCAGGACGGGCCCGCGGAAGGCCGCCGGGAGACCTTCATCGGGCTGCCGCCCGCACCGGCCCCCCAGCCCGTGGCCGCGCCGGTCCCCAGCGCCCCCCAACCGCTCATCATCACCCCTCCGCTCGCCGCCGCGCCCGCTCCGATGCCCCCTCCCGCCACGACCCCCGCTCCCGCAGCCCCGGTTCCCAATGCCGCCGCCGCGAAGGGCTCCAGCGACCTGGACCTGCGCTACCAGAAGTTCGACCCCATCGGCACGGGGCCGCTCGGCACGGTCTTCAAGGGTCGCTACAACGCCCTGGGGCTGGACATCTGCATCAAGGAGCTGAAGGACATCTTCGGCTACTTCTCCTTCCTCCAGCGCGGTGAGGTCCTCAAGCGCCTGAAGAAGGAGCTGTGCGCGCAGGCGCAGGTGCGCCACCCGGGCGTGGTGCAGATCATCGACCAGAACGTGGACTCCGGGCGGCCCTACTTCGTCGTGGAGCTGATGCGCGGCAGCCTAAAGGAGCGGCTGGAGGCGAGCGGCGGCAAGGGCATTGAAGTGCCGCACGCGCTGCGCACCTTCCTGCAGCTGGCCTATGGCCTCCGGGCGGCGCACGCCGCGGGGCTCACCCACCACAACCTCAAGCCGGAGAACGTCCTCTTCGACGCGTACGGAAACGCGAAGCTGGCGGACTTCGGCATGAGCCGCGTGGTGGAGGTGGACGCCACCAAGGGCATGCCCCAGGTGTTCGTGGGCACCGGCGGCATGGTGTACATGGCGCCGGAGCTGATGAACCGGGGCGCCAAGGAGCCGGGCCCGTCCGCGGACGTGTACGGCCTGGGCATCCTGCTCTACGAGATGTTCACCGGGCAGATCCCGGGCCGCCGTTCGCCCCTGCCGTCGGAGGTGAACCCGGAGGCGCCCAGCGGCCTGGATCAGCTCTTCGACAAGGCCACGCAGGACAAGCGGGAGCAGCGCTACCCGGACGTGGACGCGATGCTGGAGGACTTCTACAAGGCCTTCCCGGAGCGCGAATACCAGGAGCGCGGCTCGCTCATCCTGTCCTCGGATCCGCAGCAGGAGTAGCCCCTCTCCGGGCAGGCGGGCCTCCACGCGAGGCTCGCCCGCTCCGGCTGGGACCTGTCAGACTGCGGCGCGCCCATGACCGCGCGCCCCTCCGACAGCGTCCTCCTCACCGTCACCGGAAGGGACGGCCCCGACACCACCGCCCGCATCACGGGCCTGCTCGCCGAAGCGGGCGCGGAGCTGTTCGACGTGGAGCAGGGGGTGCTCCGGGGAATGCTCACCCTGGCCCTCTGGGTGCGCCTGCCCGCGGCCCCTCCGGAGGTCGAGCCGCTGCTGCGGGCCCTGTCCGAGCTGCCCCGTGAGCTGGGCGTCACCGTGGACGTCCGCGTGGTGCCCGCCGCCGTGGAGCCCGCCGGGCCGGAGCCGCTGCGCTACGTCGTCACCGCCGTGGGCCGCGCGCTGGGCATGCGCGACGTGCATGCGCTGACGGCGCGGCTCGCGGCGGGCGGCGCTCGCGTGGAGCGCATCACCCGGCTGAGCGAGACGCCGCTGGCGTCGGTGGAGCTGCACGTCACGCTCCCTCCGGACGCGGACCCGGTGGCGCTGAAGGGCGCGCTCCTGGCGCTGTCCATGGAGAGCTCCACGTTCGACGTGGCCCTCCAGCGCGAGAGCCTCTACCGGCGCGGCAAGCGGATGGTGGTGATGGACATGGACTCCACGCTCATCCGCATCGAGGTCATCGACGAGCTGGCGCGGGCGTACGGCGTCCACGCGGAGGTGGCCGCCATCACCGAGCGCGCGATGCACGGGGAGATGGACTACGACGAATCCCTGCGCCAGCGCGTGGCGCTGCTCGCCGGACTGGACGCGCGGGTGCTGCACGAGCTGGCGGCGAACCTGCCGCTCACCGAAGGAGCGGAGACGTTGATCCGCGTGCTCAAGCGGCTGGGCTACCGCACGGCCGTCATCAGCGGTGGCTTCTCCGTGGCGGCGGAGGCGCTCCAGCGGCGGCTGGGCATCGACTTCGCGTACTCCAACGCGCTGGAGGTCCAGGACGGGAAGCTCACCGGGCGCACGGTGGGCACCATCGTCAACGCGCGCCGCAAGGCGGAGCTTCTGGAACTGCTGGCGAAGCAGGAGGGCGTCCTGCTGGAGCAGGTCATCGCCGTGGGAGACGGGGCCAATGACCTGCTGATGCTGGAGAAGGCGGGGCTGGGCATCGCCTTCCGCGCCAAGCCCCGGCTTCGCGAGGCGGCTGACACGTCCATCTCCGCTGGCGGGCTGGACACCATCCTGACCCTGCTGGGCCTCACCGCGCGCGAGCTGCGCGAGGTGGGTTGAAGCAGGCGGCGGACGGGACCTGCTTCATCAATGCCTCGCGTCCCTGACGCGAGCCGGGGCGCCGGCGCGAAGCGCTTGAAGCCGCCCTGTGCAATGCCATCCAGCCATTCGTGGCGGTGAATGCCTGACAAGGGCATGGCACGCCCCGTGCGTCCGACAGGACCTGCTGGGTCCGCTCGGTCCTCGGCGGGCATCGGAAATGCCATGGATTGGCGCCGCGTTCGCCGGGCCTCCGCCCGTTTCCGGAGGGCGCCGCGCCGTGACGCCAATCCCAGCCCTCGGCCGAGGTCAAAATCATCCTAGGCACGCAGGGGGGAGTGCCCATGGAGCTGGACAAAAATATCCGACCTGACAGGTCCGTCAGGTTAGTCCGAGAAAGACCAACATTGTGTAATTGCTTGTCTTTTTAGAAGGGCAGACGTTGGCCCCACGCTTGCTCATGTCCTGGCTGCCCGTACAGCGCGCCCGTACAGCGCAGTTTCCACCCACCGGAGGTATGGACCATGAGGCAGACGTGCAGTCCCACCTGGAAGCAAGCACTGCGATGGTTGGCGATGGCGCCAGCCTTGTTGTGCGGCACCCTCGCGCACGCGGATGAGCCCGTGTACGAGATGGAAGCCGCGGCGCTCGCCAGCTATTTCACCATCGACATCTACACCGTGAAGAAGGGCGGGGAGAGCGCCTTCCTGACCCAATCCCTGCGCTCCGGCCCGTATGACCGCGTCGCGACGGGCTTCGGCAGCGAGAAGATCGTCGAGGTGCTGCCCGCGCACCGCGAGGCGGACCCGACGTACATCGTCCTCGGCCGCTACTTCGACCCGGACATGGGGACCTCCATCACCCGCTACCGGCAATCCAAGACGGACTCCCTCGCCAGCGCGTCGCCCACGCGCCTGCAGGGCAAGCTGGTGGATGTCATCCTCAGTGACTGGAGTTGGGAGCGCAACCACGCCAAGGGCGTGAAGAAGGCCGCCACC
Protein-coding sequences here:
- a CDS encoding TIGR02266 family protein, coding for MSPDPADQRQYPRVPTVLRVDYPHGRPLRDVTENLSAGGFFVQTEQLFAVGDELRLALSFPGLLDPVEVAGTVAWVRLAAPDQPGGVGIRVESEQDRRRLGDILTAAGPEESATTPSEQDGYRVLIVEDNPHIIEMYSYVLKKLASNDLHGKVPLEVHFAPDGHHALLRLREDRFSLVMLDLYMPVMDGFALVERIREEEALKGIPVIAISAGGKEAQERAMQLGVDIYLRKPVRFVEVLETVKQLLRIK
- a CDS encoding serine/threonine-protein kinase, producing the protein MTKPAIHRDTVSGEALLILQNLRENGRLGRSNKLADVKAALEPSVSLEFDNYFFFLRKFHYIAMDREAQLKLTEQGERVVEGDLQDRFASEVDDFFADQLLPAEDATHIGRPLDEDEPMSVPPPPPELLLDEAEVDPSSAGGPSQSQAGPPPVPPSRTHRVAMPALDLAQVAPPMPAPPISTPQPMARQDGPAEGRRETFIGLPPAPAPQPVAAPVPSAPQPLIITPPLAAAPAPMPPPATTPAPAAPVPNAAAAKGSSDLDLRYQKFDPIGTGPLGTVFKGRYNALGLDICIKELKDIFGYFSFLQRGEVLKRLKKELCAQAQVRHPGVVQIIDQNVDSGRPYFVVELMRGSLKERLEASGGKGIEVPHALRTFLQLAYGLRAAHAAGLTHHNLKPENVLFDAYGNAKLADFGMSRVVEVDATKGMPQVFVGTGGMVYMAPELMNRGAKEPGPSADVYGLGILLYEMFTGQIPGRRSPLPSEVNPEAPSGLDQLFDKATQDKREQRYPDVDAMLEDFYKAFPEREYQERGSLILSSDPQQE
- the serB gene encoding phosphoserine phosphatase SerB, whose translation is MTARPSDSVLLTVTGRDGPDTTARITGLLAEAGAELFDVEQGVLRGMLTLALWVRLPAAPPEVEPLLRALSELPRELGVTVDVRVVPAAVEPAGPEPLRYVVTAVGRALGMRDVHALTARLAAGGARVERITRLSETPLASVELHVTLPPDADPVALKGALLALSMESSTFDVALQRESLYRRGKRMVVMDMDSTLIRIEVIDELARAYGVHAEVAAITERAMHGEMDYDESLRQRVALLAGLDARVLHELAANLPLTEGAETLIRVLKRLGYRTAVISGGFSVAAEALQRRLGIDFAYSNALEVQDGKLTGRTVGTIVNARRKAELLELLAKQEGVLLEQVIAVGDGANDLLMLEKAGLGIAFRAKPRLREAADTSISAGGLDTILTLLGLTARELREVG